One Devosia lacusdianchii genomic window carries:
- a CDS encoding ABC transporter permease, producing MLIFILKRIAGMIPAMLAISILAFTVIQLPPGDYVSTYAAQIAQSGESVDSAVLNNLRERYGLGENVVVQYFKWIGGIARGDFGDSFEWNQPVTDLVWGRMGMTALISLLTLLTMWAVSLPIGIISAVRQYSIIDYLTTTFAFLATAVPEFLVAIVLLYISTMWFGVSVGGLFSPAFENAPLSWAKAWDFLQHAWIPILVIGLGSTAALTRIMRANLLDELHKPYVEAARAKGLPETRLILAYPVRVALNPFISTIGWVLPALISGELIVSTVLNLPTAGPLLLQALKSQDMYLAGAFILLTGGLVLIGTLISDILLAISDPRIRMS from the coding sequence ATGCTGATCTTCATTCTCAAGCGGATCGCCGGAATGATCCCAGCCATGCTGGCGATCTCGATTCTGGCCTTCACCGTCATCCAACTGCCGCCGGGCGATTATGTCTCCACCTACGCCGCCCAGATCGCCCAGTCGGGCGAGTCGGTGGACAGCGCCGTGCTCAACAATCTGCGCGAACGCTACGGGCTGGGTGAGAATGTGGTCGTCCAGTATTTCAAATGGATCGGCGGCATCGCCCGGGGTGACTTCGGCGACAGCTTCGAGTGGAACCAGCCGGTGACCGATCTGGTCTGGGGCCGCATGGGCATGACCGCCCTGATTTCCCTGCTGACTCTGCTGACCATGTGGGCCGTCTCGCTGCCCATCGGCATCATCTCGGCAGTGCGGCAATATTCCATCATCGACTACCTGACCACCACCTTCGCCTTCCTGGCGACGGCCGTACCCGAATTCCTCGTGGCCATCGTGTTGCTCTACATTTCCACCATGTGGTTTGGCGTATCCGTCGGCGGCCTGTTCTCGCCGGCATTCGAGAATGCGCCCCTATCCTGGGCCAAGGCCTGGGACTTCCTTCAGCATGCCTGGATACCCATCCTGGTGATCGGCCTCGGCAGCACAGCCGCGCTGACCCGCATCATGCGCGCCAACCTGCTCGATGAGTTGCACAAACCCTATGTCGAGGCCGCGCGCGCCAAGGGCCTGCCCGAAACGCGCCTCATCCTCGCCTATCCGGTCCGTGTCGCCCTCAATCCCTTCATTTCCACCATCGGCTGGGTGCTTCCGGCCCTGATTTCGGGCGAGTTGATCGTGTCCACCGTTCTCAACCTGCCCACTGCCGGGCCGCTGCTGCTGCAGGCGCTCAAGAGCCAGGACATGTACCTCGCCGGCGCCTTCATCCTGCTCACCGGTGGCTTGGTCCTGATCGGCACGCTGATTTCCGACATCCTGCTGGCCATCTCCGACCCCAGGATCAGAATGTCATGA